One Labilithrix sp. genomic window, GAGGATGCGGTCAGCGTCACGCCGGGGATGATGTCGCTGATCGGCTGGCCGATGCTGTCGACGGGGATCACGTTCGCGACCTTCGATGCGCCCGGAGCACATAGCCCCGTGACCGAATCGATGTCGGTGTCCTGGCACCACTCGGGCCGGCCGCCGCTCGTCGGATCGCCGTCGGTGAACGGCGCGGTGTAGTGGAGGCCCCAGAGCTTGGTGAGGCCAAGGCCGGTGCAGATGGCGGAGCCCGTGGCGGGCTGGCGCGGCTGATACGACGCGAAGTAGAGGATGCGGTCGAAGACGGTCATCGGGCCGGTGACGCGCTCGGAGTTGGGGAGCACCTGCCACCAGAGCGTGCTGGCCTTCGGGAAGGAGCTCGCGTCGCGGACCTCGCGGATCGAGAAGACGTAGTTGGTGTCGCTGCTCGCGACCATGCTCTCCTGATCGCCGGTAGCCACATTGATGATGAGGCTCCCGGACTCGTCGAGCGAGAGGACCGGCGGGACCTGGATGGGGTGGCCGGCGAGCCCCGGAGTGGCGGCCGTCGTCACGGCATAGAGGTCCGAGAAGAGGTTCATGCGCCACCTTCGCGGGTCCGTGCTCGTGAAGTCGATGCGCCAGAGCGTGCCGTCGGCGTCGCCGATGAACGCCTTCTGGATCGGAACGCCGACCTGGTCCGGGAAGACGACGGGCGTGCCGACCATCGGCGAGTCGAGCGGGGTGTCGATCATCTTCAGCGAGGCGCCGATGAGGGCGGGGACGTCCTGATTGGCGCGCCCGAAGTGCGCGATGATCTCGCCGTTGTCGAGGCGGACGACCGTGACGCCGCGTCCCGGCACGGGCTGCGTGCAGTCGCCTCGCGCCCACCTGCGGACGTCCGTACGCGGCGTGCGGTCGGAGTAGTCCGCGCCGGACTCGTCGGGGGTCGTGGGCTTCGCGCGGCGCGGGCAGGTCTGGCCAGTGATCGGCGGCTCGTCGTAGCCGCCGGGGAGGATCGCGATCCCGACTTGGCGATCGACGTCGGCCGCGTCACGGATGACGACGGTCCCGACGGCGGGCGTCGACGTGTGCTTGCCGAACAGCGCGACCATCGGCGTGTTGCCGATGGTCGACCTGCGGATCTCCTTGGCCGGGTCGGTGGCGCTCGCCTGCGGCACGTCGGTGAGCTGCCACAGGAAGTGCGGACCCCTCATCGCCGCGCTGCCCGTGTCGCCGCTCGTCGAGACCTGGGCGATGTCGTTCGACGTCGGCGTCTGGTGGTTCGCCGTGCAGTCACCGCCGCAGTCCGCGTCGGTCACGTTGAGGGCGTAGTAGCCGCCCGTCGTTCCGATCCCGGCGACCAGCGTGGAGTGCCACTGCGAGGCGGCCTGCGTACCGGCCGCGGGGCGATCCCAGACCGTCTCACGCACGACGGGCGTGCCGTCGAGGAGGATCTGGTTGCCGCCGGGGTAGTTCGAGGCGAGGCGCGGAAGGACCGCCGGCGGGACGAACGCCCAGAGCTCGTGCTTCGCGTCCGTGCCGCCTTCATCGAGCGCCTTGAACGCGTGGAGGATGCCGTCGGTGGTTGCGGCGTAGAGGACCGTCCTCCGCGCGGCGCGGTTCGCCTGGTAGTCGCGGAAGCCGTCTTCACGGAGGAGGCTCTGCGGCGGCGGAACGATGGCGGGGTTGGCGTGATAGACGGCGCCGAGCGCAGCGCAGCGCGCGACGCAGACCTCGCCGGACGGGCACGTGGCCGGCAGCGCATGCGGGACGCACGAGTCGCCCGAGATCGAGCATTTGCCCGGCTCCGACTCGGACGTGCGGCACCGGACGTTGAAGTCGTAGCCGCGGAAGCTGAGGGGGGTCGGAACCGCGGTCGCAAACCCCCATACCACCGACGTGCACTCGGCTGGTCCTGCCGCACCGTCGAGCGCAGGGATCAACGTGGTGCCGCGGTCGATGCGGCCGCCGGTCTGTACCGCGCGACCACGCTTGCACGTGTGTTCGGTGATGCCGAGCGCTGCCGGCCACGCGGGGGGGAAGCTGAGAGGGGCGGGCATCGCGACCTCGGTTCCGCCGTAGGTCGGGGCCCCGCCGCCGGGCTTGGTGATGGGATCGGCGCCGGTCGACGACGGTGTTCCGGCGTTGGCGTACGGACGAACGGACGCGCTCGAGTCGATCGAGGTATCGCCGGCGTCGCCCGCAACGACCGAGAGGAAGAAGCGCGCGTTGTCCTCGGTCTGCTTCGCCAGGTTCTCGGACATGAAGTCGCCCTTGCTGGCGAGCTGGCTATCGTCGGGGAGAGAGGCGAGCTTCCCGGTGATAGGGTCGTTCTTGCATACGAACCGTGTGCGGTCGATCTCGCCGGACCACGGGCGCTGGGAGCTCGGGATGAACGTACCGTGGAACTGGCCGGCGACGGCGGTGGGCGACGCCGCGGTCGCGGAAGCCGAGAAGCGAGTCGACGGAGACATCACGGGGATCGTCTTCGTGCTCGCGCTGCGGATGATGTTCGCCATGATGCGGCCGAACGCGAGGACGATGTCGGCCTGCGACTCTGCGAAGAACGCGCTCGTCTCGGACCCCGCGAGCGCGAGCTCGTTCAGCTTGCAACACGCGTAGCCGGTCGTGCCCTCCGTCGGCGGTGGGGTGCAAGCCGCCTGCATCGCGAGCGCAGCGTCGTGGTCGCTGCTTGCGGAGGCGGCCACCTGGTCGAACCATCCCTTGCACGAGGTGACGCCGGTGGGGAGGCCCTCGGCAGGGCCGCCCGCCACGCCGTTCACGGAGAAGCCGATCACGAAGGTGGTGACCTTCTTCAGCGGGTCCGTCGCGGTGAACATGTCGTTCGCGATGACGGAGCCGCGCTCGTACGGACAGTCCGTCCCGGCGCAGCCGCCCGCGCCACGGAGATCGAGGTTCGGGGCGCCGTCGGTGAGGAGGACGATGTACTTGTCGCGGCAGCCGTACGGATCGCTCCGCGGCCCCGCCGGATCGTCCCAGAGGAAGGTGCGCGCGTCGTCGAGCATCCCGTCGATCGGCGTCGCACCCCATGGACGCGACGCGAGGAGCACCTGCTGGACGTGCTCGTTCTGCGCGCCGAGCTCGTAGAGGTTCGCGTCGGGGTCCGGGAAGGGGACCAAGCGTCCCTCCCACGGCGGCGCGCCCCGGTTGCGCGCGCCGACCTCTTGTGGGGTGAACGGGCAGGGCGGGGCGGTCGTCGGCCTGCCGCGAGTCCAACCGATCTCCGGGAAGACGGTGACGGGGCAGTCTGCGTCCGTCGCGATGCACGTGCGGGTGTTGTAGTCGGCGCTAGTGGAGCGTCGGTGGTAGCTCCACGTGCCGGTGAACGGGTTCGCGATGTCGATGTACGTGTTGCTGCCGCTCGTGGTCACGCCCGTGAAGCCTGACGTGTCGCTGTCGAACATCATGAGCGCGAAGCGCGCAAAGTCGCGCGCGACGTCGAGCTGCCCGTCGTTCGTCTGCTCGAACGTGCATCGGCTCAGCCCCGACGCATCCGTCGCGATGAGCCCGTTGTTGATCGAGTTGTAGAGGACGCTTGCGAGCGCGTTGTCGGGGAAGTCCGTGGCGAGGCCGCCGGCTCCGAGGCCGTTGGGGCCGACGCCGTTGGGAGAGCTCGCGCCCGGGAGGTGCCACGGCGTGATCGCGCAGGCGTTCGCCGGCGAGTTGCCGGAGGTCGGCTGGTGGTACGGGATCGCGTAGCCGACGTCGTACGGCGGCTGGTTGTTGATCTTGTAGATCTGGGCGAACGGTTCCGTCGCGCCGCGCGGCCTCGCCGCGCAGCTGAAGAACGGCTGGATGTTGCCGGTGAGCGCCTGGAGCAGCATGCCCCAGCGGTTCGGCTCGCTCATGACGCCGTGGTCGCACAGCGTTCCCGGATCCTCGCCGGGGAGCTTGTTGTTCGGCATGCGCTCCATCGAGCCGGAGTTGTCGACGAGGAGCAGGACGTCCGGCAGAGGACGGCTCGACGTCCCCGCGACCTGCGCGTGGGCGGCTCCGGAGAGCGAGAGCGCAGCAGAGCCGACGACGAGAGCGGCGAGACGAGCCGAGCGGAACGAATGGCGTTGCACGGTTGGTCCTCCTCAGTTCACTGCATGTAGGGGCCGACGACGAGGCGTCCGCGCCCGACGACGATGGAGTGAGCGGGTTGCATCACACCGCCCACGGCTGCTGGACGCATCTCCGCGAACACGGTAGCGCGGATCACGGTGAAGACCGGCGGCGGGCCTGCCGCGGAAGAGACCGAGTATCCGGCCGGCGCAGCCCAGTCGATCGGATTGGTGAGCTCGACCCGGATGTTGGCGTAGCTCTGCACCTCGCCGAAGCTCTGGTTCGAGAAAGGTATCGTGTACGGCGGAGCGTTGTAGCCGTCTGGCGGCGTGCTGGGGTCGGGGTAGTTGTTCGGGTCTTCGGAGTAGGGTTTCATCGACTTCGGCGTCAGAGTGAGGCACGCCTCCGCGACGCGGTCGCGAATCGAGCTTCCGCCGGAGGTGAGCGGCTTCGAGGTCGTGCAATCCACCCTCGAACTGACGCGCACCGCCGCGTCCGCCATCATGTCGTTCATGACGACGCGCGCGTTGCGCGGCGTGAGCATCGACGCCGTCATCGTGACCGCGAGCTCCGCCGCGTGCTGTCCCTGCGCGGCCTGACGCCCATGACCGGCCGCGCGGACCTGCTGCGCGGTCCCCGCCAGGCTCCAGGCGCCCATCGCCGCGAGGAGCCCGAGCGTGATCGCGACGATGAAGAGCGCGGCGCCGCCGGCGCGACGACGGGCCCGAGCGCGGCGAAGTGCGATCGGTCGAGTGGTGGCCATCAGTAGAATGCCCCCGCCTGGTTGGTGAGCGCGACCTCGGAGACGACCGTGCGGACGCGCGCGAACTTCCTGCAAGGTGTAGCGGTGTCGACGCAGACGCGGGCCCTGGAGGTCGCCACGCCCGTGGGAAGATCGACCTCACGGTCGGCCACGGCGGCGCGGATGGCGAGGCGGAACCGAACGGAGCGTACGCGCTGCGGCCCGGGCTGCCCCGGCAGGATGCTGTTGGGGCCGTTCGTCGCGTTGAAGATGCTTCCGTTCCCGTTGTCCGTGTCCATGTCGTAGACGACATGGCGCGCGGCGCCAGTGGCGCCGGGAACGTCGAGGACGATCCCGAACTTGAGGTCGGTCGCGTACTCGGCGATGACCTCGGGCGGACCGACGGCCACGCCGTCGAAGTCGATCACCTGACGCACGAGATCGACCTTGGCCACCTGGCCGAGGCCGGGCTCGGTGTGGAAGCTCGCGTTCATCGACTCGGTCGCCAGCGCGAGCCTCCAGACGACGCGCGAGAGCGGCGCGATGGTGACGCGACCGCCTTCGCTCGAGCCACAGCCGCGCGCGACGCCGCCGGCCGGGTTCTCGTAGGAGTCGCCGCCGACACCCGACCCGCTGTTCGCGTAGAGGACGCCGCGCAGGTTCGTGTCGCCGGAGACCGTGACCGCGAGCCTCCCTCCGGCCACATCGACGTTGCAGACCGGGACGTAGTGGTGGCACCCGATCGCGTCCGTCACCTGCGCGAGGAACCTCCTGCCCGCGACGGGCTGGAAGGCGGTCCTCGCGTTGTTGCGAAAGCGAGTATCGTCGTAGGGGACCGAAGCCGACATTCCCGCGAGCTGGTAGACCGCGGCGTCGGCGTTGGGATCGAGGGTGATCGTCTGCGCGTTCGCGCAGCCGCCGCCCGCGCCGGCGTTCATCGTGATCGTCCCGCTGTACGCGTCGTCGCTCGTCATGTTGCCGACGATCTCGACCGCGTCGGGAACGATGCCGACGTCCGTGAGCGGCGCCGGGACACCGAACTGGGTCGAGCCCACGTCGATGCGCAGGCCGCGCAGTCGGAGGATTCCGGCGTAGCGGGCGACGTTGGCATCGCCGTCGGGGACGTTCGCGAGGCGCGCGACCTTCGGGTCGAGCACGATGTTCGGGGTCGACATGAAGGACGCGCGCGAGAGGTCCTGCCGCAGGCGATCCGCCCCCATGCGGAGCGCCATCTCGGTCGACGACGTCCTTACCTCCTCGTGGAAGGTGAGGGTCGCCGAGCGGGCGAGGGCGACCGACGCGAGGGCGACGATGAGGCCCATGACGAGCGCGACCATCAGCTCGGTGAGCGTGAAGCCGCGCGCGCGCGCGCGCCTGAGGCTGGTCTTGCGACGGGGGATGCTCATGGCTCCGGGTTCGGCCGCACAGCGGTCGTGACGTGGACGAAATGGAGTCTGGGTTTGTTCGCTTCGGGGTCGTATCCGAAGCAGTCTACGATCGGCGCCTCGTCGAGACGTGCGTAGTACACACGGATCTCGGCGCGCAGGAGCGCGGTCATGCGCTGGGACGCTCCCGTGGCTCCGGGATGGGTGATCCACCGGAAGCGATACTGCGTGCAGAAGATGTGAGGGTCTCCGCCCGCCGCCGGAAGATCGCGGCCGAAGAGATCGAACGCGGGGCTCCGGCCTACGTGATCGCCCGCGAGGGGGGGCGTGGTCCACGGGCCGAGCGTGGTCGCGTCGAGGCCTGCGGCGCCAGAGAGCCAGGTGGTCTGCGCGAGGTTGTTCTCGTCGGGGAAGGAGGCGCTCGGCCGCGTCCAGAACGCCGCGTCGCGATGGAGCCGGGCGGACCACTCGTGCGCGATGTTCACGGCGATGTCCATGCGCCGCGCGTCATCACCGCCCTGAATCGTCACGCGCTGCATGCTGATGACGCCGGCCGCGCCGATCGCGAAGAGCGTCATCGCGCTCATCACCTCGACGACGGTGTAGCCGCGCTCGCGGCGGAGGCGAGTGCGCTTCATTCGGACTTGATCCTCGGGGCGCCGCCGCTGGCGATGATGACGCGGCGGGTGAGGCCGACGACGAGCCCGCCCGTGTCGTGGCGCGCGATGTCGAGCTCCGCGACCCCGTTGAACGGGGGCTGGCTCTGCATGGCAGCGATCGCGTTCGCCGCGCTGTTGTCGGACCCAAAGTAGGTCGTGCCGTTCGGCGTCGTGCAGAGCGCCCACGCGTCCACGTTGGCCGGTGGGTCTGTCCCGGTCGCGACGCGCCCGAGCATCATCATGTTTTGCTTCACCTGCACCGAGGCGGCGGACATGTTGTTGAGATTGAGCGACTCGATGTGCACCCAACGGTCGCCGGCGGCCGGTGTCAGCGCCGTCACGTTCTGCCACTGGTTCGGAGCCCGGCAGCTCGAGACTGGGTTCGGGCCCGCGATCGGAGTGCTCGTCGCGAGGAGGCCGTCCGTCGCCTCGAAGACGTGGAGCTCGCCTCTTCCGGCGCCTCTGATGTAGAGCACGAGGTGCGCGGCGCCGCGGCCCGCCGAGCGAGCGCGTGCATTGTGCACCATTTCCGAGACCTGGCGGGCGTAGGAGAACGCGAGCTGGTCGTCGCGCGCGGTGGCGAGCGAGGGCGCGGCGAGGGCGGCGAGGATCGCGATGAGCATGACGACGACCATCAGCTCGATGAGCGTGAAGCCGCGTCGCGAGCGGCGTCGCGTGGTGCGTCGTAGTGCGAGGGATCCCTTCATCAAGGCGCCGGTTCCACGTGAACACAGCAAGTGCCATGCCTCTCGGGGCACGAGGTCGGACACGCGGGCGGAGCGGGTTTTCTCGTGCCGGGAGGCGTGGAGGTCGAACCGTTTGCGGGGCTACGAAAAAAGTAGCCGGGCCTGGTCGGTGCTCGACTATGACCGATGGCCATGAAGTCTCGTCGGTTTGGCCTCTTTTTCTCCATCACGCTCTCCGTGTTCGGGACGGGGTGCAAGGACGACAAGCCGAAGGACAACCCGCCGCCTCCTCCTCCCGTCGCTTCCGCGAACCCCGCGCCGTGCGCGAAGGGGGGCGGTGAGCTCACCGACGGAGTCTCGGCGCCGATGCTGCCGAAGGCGGCCGCGGGCTACTGCGTCGATCCGCAGGGGGAGGTGAAGACCTATGGCGAGAAGGGGAAGCTCTCGATGGACGAGGTCTGCACGACCGCGTTCGACGGGGAGTGTGAGGTCTACAAGCGGTTCGGGCTGAAGCGCGTCGTGTCGCTCCACTACGTCGACGGCAGCGGGAAGGGCGGGACGGTGGAGGTGAACCTCTCGCAGTTCGCGGACGTCGCGGGCGCGTATGGCATGTACACGCTCCGCGTTGCTTCGGGCGATCCGGCCGAGCCGTCGACGCCGCGTGTCCTCGAGGCGAAGGCGGCGGGCGCGATCGGGACCGGGCGCGCGTACGTGTGGCGCGCGCAGCACCTCGTCGAGCTGACGTACGTGAACGAGAACGAGTCGCCGGAGCAGAGCGCGAAGTCGAGTGAGGTCGTGCTCTCCGCCGTCGGCAAGGAGATCGGGAGCCGCCTCCCCGGCGCCGAGACGCTGCCGCCCGCCGCGCAGATGCTGCCGCCGGCGAACCGCATCGCGCAGGGCATCGTCTTCCATCCGAAGGAGGTCCTCGGCTGGCCGGGGATCGGACCCGGCGCGGTCGGCTTCTACAAGGAGGGCGATCGCCGCTGGCGTGTCCTCGCGATCGTGAAGGACGACGCGGAGCAGGCGAAGGACGCCTTCAAGACGATGAAGGCGAAGCCGGGGACGTTGCCGATCGCGAACAGCGGCGGCGACGAGGGCGCGCACGTCGTCGTGCCGACGAAGGGCGAGAAGGTCGAGATGTTCATCGTCCGCAAGGGCAACGTCATCTGGGGCGTCGGCGACGAGGAGTACGCCCTCCGCGGCGGCGACGCCGCCAAGGCCCGCATCACGAAGGACGAAGCCACGACCAAGATGAAGACCCTCCTCACGCTCCCGCCGCCCCCCGCCTCCGCTCCCGCTCCCGCTCCGAGTGGCTCCGCCGCCCCGGCCCCGAGCGGCTCCGCCGCCCCCAAGTAGCTCCTGCCTACGGTTGCGAGCGGGGCCCCTGCGTTGAAGCCCCCTTGCCCTGCAGGCTCTTGCGCTCGAAGCAGTGGGCGTCGACGTTGAGCTTCTTCCGCACCAGCTTCGTGTCGGCGATGAAGCGCGTCGACGCGGGATCGTGGTAGCCGCTGACGTCGGGGAGGTCGGGGACGTGCGCGCGATGGAAGCGGACGATGCGGCGCATCAGGTGATCGCGCACCCACTTGCCGACGAGCGACGCGAGGCCGATGAGGATGTGGCCCTCCTCCGCGTCGCGGAGGAACGAGAGGCGGCCGACGCCGGGGACCTGGTAGTCGCTGCGCGCGCGGCCTTCGCCGAGGACCGTGTGGAGCCGGCCCGCGAGCGGCCCGAAGCGATCGGCGTAGAAGTCGAAGCCGCCGACCTTGCCGCAGAGCGCGAGGACGTCCTCGCCGGCGTCGGCGCGCGCGGCGAGCGTGAGCCGCTCCATCGTGTGGAGGTCGACGTCGAAGCGTGAGCGGCCGAGGTGGATCGCGTCGTTGAGGCGGCGCGTGCAGACGATCGCGACGCGCACGCGGACGACGTCGAGCCCCTTCGCGGCGAGGCGATCGAGGTCCTTCGCGCAGCGCGCGACGTCCGCCGCGGAGGACACGAGCGCTTCGCCGGCGTCGCCCCAGCAGAGGTCCACGTGATGCGACGGACACGGCGCACGGAGCTCGCCTTCGGAATCGAGCACGATCGCGCGAAGCAGCTCGGCCGGCGTGGCCGGAGCGAACGCCGCGGTCGCGGCGGGCATCGCGGTCGCGGTGGGCATCGCGGTCGCGGCGGGCCTGGCCGTCGCGTTCGTCGCGGCCATCGACGCCGTCGCGGGCGCTTCGGTTGGTGGGGCGGTCGGGCCTCGCTGGGCCAGCGCTCGTGCCCAGGCTTCGCCGAGGGTGCTGTCGTCGAACGCGACGAGTCGCTTCGAGTCGCCGATGCGTTTTGCGAGCGCGCCGCGTGGTTTCTTCGTCGCGAGGTCGAGGCCTACGCTCGGTTCCGCGGCGCGGGCGAGGACGGAGGTGACGACGAGCGGGCCGAGCCGCGGGCCCATGCCGTTCTCGTCGATGCCGACGAAATGGCGTCCGGTCCACGGCGGCAGGGCT contains:
- a CDS encoding type II secretion system protein → MSIPRRKTSLRRARARGFTLTELMVALVMGLIVALASVALARSATLTFHEEVRTSSTEMALRMGADRLRQDLSRASFMSTPNIVLDPKVARLANVPDGDANVARYAGILRLRGLRIDVGSTQFGVPAPLTDVGIVPDAVEIVGNMTSDDAYSGTITMNAGAGGGCANAQTITLDPNADAAVYQLAGMSASVPYDDTRFRNNARTAFQPVAGRRFLAQVTDAIGCHHYVPVCNVDVAGGRLAVTVSGDTNLRGVLYANSGSGVGGDSYENPAGGVARGCGSSEGGRVTIAPLSRVVWRLALATESMNASFHTEPGLGQVAKVDLVRQVIDFDGVAVGPPEVIAEYATDLKFGIVLDVPGATGAARHVVYDMDTDNGNGSIFNATNGPNSILPGQPGPQRVRSVRFRLAIRAAVADREVDLPTGVATSRARVCVDTATPCRKFARVRTVVSEVALTNQAGAFY
- a CDS encoding prepilin-type N-terminal cleavage/methylation domain-containing protein; this translates as MKRTRLRRERGYTVVEVMSAMTLFAIGAAGVISMQRVTIQGGDDARRMDIAVNIAHEWSARLHRDAAFWTRPSASFPDENNLAQTTWLSGAAGLDATTLGPWTTPPLAGDHVGRSPAFDLFGRDLPAAGGDPHIFCTQYRFRWITHPGATGASQRMTALLRAEIRVYYARLDEAPIVDCFGYDPEANKPRLHFVHVTTAVRPNPEP
- a CDS encoding prepilin-type N-terminal cleavage/methylation domain-containing protein, with amino-acid sequence MKGSLALRRTTRRRSRRGFTLIELMVVVMLIAILAALAAPSLATARDDQLAFSYARQVSEMVHNARARSAGRGAAHLVLYIRGAGRGELHVFEATDGLLATSTPIAGPNPVSSCRAPNQWQNVTALTPAAGDRWVHIESLNLNNMSAASVQVKQNMMMLGRVATGTDPPANVDAWALCTTPNGTTYFGSDNSAANAIAAMQSQPPFNGVAELDIARHDTGGLVVGLTRRVIIASGGAPRIKSE